From the Solanum lycopersicum chromosome 10, SLM_r2.1 genome, one window contains:
- the LOC101268048 gene encoding putative HVA22-like protein g, with protein sequence MLGNFITSVLILVLGYAYPAFECFKTIEKNKVEIHELRFWCQYWIIVGALRIFESFGDLFLSWLPMYGEAKLALFIYLWYPKIKGTSHIYDTILKPFVAKYETDIDRSLMEFRAKAWDLAIYYWQNCTEIGQAKFLQMLEYIASQSKRGTIHPKSEKQDETTHRSSSPTIDHKDFYGARAKLRRSNKGD encoded by the exons ATGTTGGGAAACTTCATTACTAGCGTTTTAAT ATTGGTTCTTGGATATGCATATCCTGCTTTTGAATGTTTTAAAACAATTGAGAAGAACAAAGTGGAGATTCATGAACTTAGATTTTGGTGCCAATATTG GATCATTGTTGGGGCTCTGAGAATCTTTGAAAGCTTTGGTGATTTGTTTTTGTCATG GTTACCAATGTATGGTGAGGCAAAATTAGCACTTTTCATCTACTTATGGTATCCAAAAATAAAAGGCACATCACATATCTATGATACAATATTGAAGCCATTTGTTGCAAAGTATGAAACAGATATTGACAGGAGTTTAATGGAATTTAGAGCCAAGGCATGGGACTTAGCCATTTATTACTGGCAAAATTGTACAGAAATAGGTCAAGCAAAGTTCTTGCAAATGCTTGAGTATATAGCTTCTCAATCTAAAAGAGGAACAATACACCCTAAATCCGAG AAACAAGATGAGACAACACATCGATCATCTTCACCGACGATTGATCACAAAGATTTTTATGGTGCAAGGGCAAAATTAAGACGTTCCAACAAAGGGGACTAG
- the OFP21 gene encoding transcription repressor OFP6, whose translation MSTTKKRVILRNVTVKLGCSSSCIRPKFSSIFHPKPRRHHSADSAAVFNHHKTPNNKYSFSNSTITTATTFSPSPTPSPAHYSSDAERAVQGFGRIGGESVAVEKDSDDPYVDFRQSMLQMILEKEIYSKDELRELLNCFLQLNSPYYHGIIVRAFTEIWHCVFSVNPGVTGAESPFL comes from the coding sequence ATGTCAACAACCAAAAAAAGGGTTATTTTACGTAACGTTACAGTAAAATTGGGCTGCAGTAGCAGTTGTATCCGGCCCAAATTTTCCAGCATTTTCCACCCTAAACCCCGCCGCCACCACTCCGCCGACAGCGCCGCCGTCTTCAACCATCACAAAACCCCCAACAATAAGTACTCTTTCTCTAATTCTACGATCACAACCGCAACCACTTTTTCTCCATCTCCAACTCCGTCTCCGGCACACTACTCCTCCGACGCTGAACGAGCTGTTCAAGGATTCGGTAGAATCGGCGGCGAGAGTGTCGCCGTCGAGAAAGATTCCGACGATCCTTACGTAGATTTCCGGCAGTCAATGCTGCAAATGATACTTGAAAAGGAGATTTACTCTAAAGACGAATTAAGAGAACTTCTCAACTGTTTTTTGCAGCTGAATTCTCCGTATTACCATGGAATTATTGTTAGAGCTTTTACGGAGATCTGGCATTGTGTTTTCTCCGTCAATCCCGGAGTCACCGGAGCTGAGTCGCCGTTCTTATAG